From the Candidatus Hydrogenedens sp. genome, the window GGTTGTTTTGTTGGGTAGTGGATAAATTCAACATGTCCGTCAAGATATAGGACGTTACAACCGCCGGGAATATGGTTAAACAGATTAATAGTTCCACCTGCACCTAATTGGTCTAACATAATGAAGATAGTGCTTTGTGCCTGAGTGGTGGCTGATGGATTGTTGATGTCAGTTATCAAAAATCGTTCGATACCTTCGCGAAGACGATATACAGTATTTGAGCCTCCGTTTCCGAAGCCAGTAAGGCGGTCACCTGTAATATCGCCATCCGCAGCCATGTTTAAGTCTTTAACCTGTTCAGGAGAGGGTTGACCATTTCCTTCTGCTATTTGCATGCCAACAATTCCTTGAGGATGGTTTAGAGCCATTTGTAGCAGGGCTAATGGTAGTTGAGCAGGCACTGTTTTTTCACCGGGGAGGTTGACTTGACTTATAATTTGTATAAATATATTTACTTCTGGTGGTAGTTGATTAATTTGTAGTAAATCATTAGGATTATCTCCCATTTTATCAAAGACCCAACCGAAATAGATATAGCTTGCGTCGATGACTGCGACGCCCTGGTAGTAACCGAGGTAATAACAGAAATGGTAATCGTCAGGTGTGAGATTTAATGGCACAGAAGTATAACCTTTAAGAGTTTTTTCGACTGTATCGTTTGCATCTGAGGGACAAATAATAATTGAAGGGTCGGTCAGATATTCGGGATAGATAGATTTCACTTTGGGACCTACTGCCATGTATAGTTCCCATACTCCTATATCTTCTTTTTGAGCGATTTCTAATTCAATAGGTGGAAATTTTTCACCTTTCGATTCGTTAGCGTACATTTTGAAGATTAATCCCCATTGTTTCAGGTTGTTTTGGCAACTGGAACGACGCGCCGCCTCGCGTGCTCGTGCTAATGCAGGTAGTAATATTGAGGAGAGGATGCCAATGATGGCAATGACGACTAATAATTCAATAAGTGTAAAACCGTTTCTTTTCATTTATCACACTCTCTTTTGTATTAATCTATGCTGAGAACAATGACATAATATTTGCTATTGGTTGGTTAACAGGTTGTTTTGTTGGGTATTGAATGAATTCTACATGTCCATCTAAATACAGAACATTACACCCGCCAGGCAAATGATTAAACAATGTAATTGTTCCGCGGGCACCTATCTGGTCGAACATTACGAAGATAGTACTTTGTGCCTGAGCGGAGGCAGAAGGATTATTAATATCTGTTATTAGAAATCGTTCAATTCCCTCACGAAGACGATACACAGTATTTGAACCTCCGTTGCCGAATCCTTCAAGTAATTCGCCTGATATATCACTGTCAATGGTCTGATATAGTTTTGTAAGTTGTGCTGGTGTGGGTTCTCCGTGATTGCGAGCGGTATACATGGCTGTTACCGCTTCGGGACTATTTAATATCATCTGTGTAAAAGCGTAAGGGAACTGAGCAGGCACTAATAGATCCTCTGAAAGTGAACCCTGTTCAATAAATTGAATAAGCAAATTTACTTCTTGACGCAGTTCACTGACCTTTAGCAAATCTGATGGATTGTCTCCCGATTTGTCAAATACCCATCCTAAATAGGCATAACTTGCATCAATCATGTTAACTCCCCATTCTCCGTGAAGGTGAAAACTGATATGAAAATCCTCAGGTGCTAATCCTAAGGCTTCGGCTATTTGTGGTTCTAAACTCACGGCTTTTAAGGATTGAATAGTTTCTTTAGAATCGGATGGACAGATAATTATTGATAGGTCTGTTAAGTATTCAGGATAGACAGCATTTACTTTTGGTCCCACATTGAAATAATTGGAATATATACCGTAATAGTCATTTCGTTCCGCTTCTACATCCATGGGAGGAAATTTTTCACCTTTTGATTCGTTGGCATACATTTTAAAAATCAATCCCCATTGTTTCAGGTTGTTTTGACAACTGGAACGACGCGCTGCCTCGCGTGCTCGTGCTAATGCAGGTAGTAATATTGATGCAAGGATGCCGATGATGGCAATGACAACCAGTAGTTCAATCAAAGTAAAACCCTGTTTCTTCATCGTTGAAATTCCTTAAAACAATGAAAGATTATTTTTTATCTTCTTTTTATTATATTATCAGAAATAGTTTGTAAGTCAATTAATTTTTATTCGTGCATTTATGGTTTTCTGTTTTTATTTTCAACTACACCCTTTGTTGTGTACTATAAGATTATTTGCAAAAATGTTATTAAAAGTGAATTACCTTGTCGTTTGCAGACAAGGTAATTCATATTAAGAAGGCTGTAAGAAATCAATTATGAGGCTTCAAATAATCCCATGATATTTGCTACACCCTGGTTGATGGGTTGTTTCGTTGGGTAGCGAATAAATTCGACATGACCATCGAGATATAATACATTACAACCACCAGGAATGTGATTGAAAAGTAGAGTTGTTCCACCTGTGCCTAATTGGTCAATCATAATAAAGATACTACTTTGTGCTTGTGCTGTAGCGGCAGGGTTATTAATATCTGTAATCATAAATCGTTCAATACCTTCACGAAGACGGTAGACTGTATTTGAGCCACCATTACCGTAGCCTACGAGCAAACTGCCAGAAACATCACCATCCACACCATTATTTAAATCTGTAATTTGAGCTGGGCTTGGGGCAGAATGTGAATCGGCTGCTTGTATTGCTGCTACACCTTGTGGATGGTTAAGAGCCAATTGAGCGATGGCAAGTGGAAGTTGAGCAGGAACGAGCTGGTCTCCTGTTAAACTCACACTTCCGATTAGATTTACAAACATTTGCACTTCAGGTGGAAGTGAATTTATCGGTACTAAATCTCCTGGATTGTCTCCCATACGGTCGAATACCCAGCCGAAGTAAGCGTAACTGGCATCAATTACATTAACACCTGTTCCACCACCGAGATAGAAACCGAAATGGAAGTCATCTGGTGTTATTCCTAATGTGGGGAAACTATCACCTTTTAATGTGTCATTGACAGTGTCTTGAGAATCGGATGGACAAATAACAATGGATGGGTCAGTTAGATATTCAGGATAAATAGCCTTTACTTTAGGTCCTGCGGCAAAAAATAAATCCCATTGTCCGTTATCATCGCGTTGTGCTGCTTCTAATTCTAACGGTGGAAAACGTTCTCCTTTGGATTCATTCGAATACATCTTAAACACTAATCCCCATTGTTTGAGGTTGTTCTGGCAACTGGAGCGACGGGCCGCTTCACGGGCACGTGCTAATGCAGGCAGTAATATCGCTGCAAGAATACCTATGATTGCTATAACGACAAGCAATTCAATTAATGTGAAGCCATGTTTCCTCATTGTTTGTTCTCCTTACTCTAAAAAATGAATTATTATATTAATTAAAATAATAAATCGATTTTTTATCCTTCTCACCTCCTTTCTTACTGAGTTAAAGAAATAAATACAATTATATAATATGAATCTAATTCTATTATAATATAAAATTATATGAATGTCAATAAAAATTAAAAGGGAGAACAAATAAATTTTAAGGGAATAAAATAGGTATTTATAGACTTTGATAAAATTAAAGAACACATTTTGGGTTATTCATAGTTATAAAATTTTTAAAAGGAGCCTTTATAGATTAAAGTTTTTTGTATAACTTTGATAGTTATTTTTTGAATTTTATTTTTACTATGTTTGGTGAAATTCTTTATTTGAAAAGAAAGATATATTATACGTATAATTATGCATTCTTATTAAGAATATTTTATATTAAAGGAGACAAATATGTCATTGAGATTTACGAAAGATAATTTTGCATCTGAAACATCTACAGGAGTTAGTTTAGTTGATTTTTGGGCAGAGTGGTGCGGTCCGTGTCGAATGATAAGTCCAATTATTGATGAGTTGGCTAAGGAATATGAAGGTAGAGTTAAGATAGGAAAAGTGAATGTAGATGAGGAGATGGAGTTGGCGGAACAATTTGGTGTTTCGAGTATTCCGACACTGGTAATATTGAAAGATGGAAATGAAGTAAAACGGTTTATAGGTTTAACTCAAAAAGCAGTTATTTCTTCAGCACTTGAGTCATTTTTAGGTTAGTATTTTCAGGACATAATTTTAAATAATACAAACTAATAACACTTCCCTGATAATTAGTTTATTAATAGGTAGAGTATAAAAACAAAAAAATTAATATTAGGAGAGTTCTATATGAATCTGAGGTCTGTTGCTGTTGTAGGTGCTACAGGTTTAGTCGGTAGAAAAATGATAGAGACATTAGAGCAAAGGAATTTTCCGATAAAATCGATTAAATTTCTTGCATCGGAACGTTCACGTGGAAGGAAATTGCCTTTTAAGGGTGAAGAAATAGATGTTGAGGTTCTGGATGAGAATTCATTTAAAGGGGTTGAGATTGCCCTGTTTAGTGCGGGTGGAGGCACGAGTAAAAAATTTGCACCGATTGCAGTAAAAGATGGATGTGTTGTTGTTGATAATTCAAGTGCATGGCGGATGGATCCGGAGGTTCCGTTAGTAGTGCCTGAAGTTAATGCCCATGAGATAAAGAATCATAAGGGAATTATTGCGAATCCGAATTGTTCCACGATACAGATGGTTGTCGTTTTGAAGCCGATACATGATTATGCGAAGATAAAACGAGTTGTTGTTTCTACCTATCAGGCAGTCTCTGGTGCAGGACAAAAAGCAGTGCAGGAATTATTGGACCAGATGCGTGCGTATATAGAAGGGAAACCGATTGGAGTTAACGTTTTTCCGCACCAGATTTTGTTTAACTGCATTCCTCAGATACCTCAGAAGGATGCGTTTGAGGCGAATGGCTATACAAATGAAGAGATGAAAATGGTCAATGAAACGAAGAAGATTATGGGCGACCCAAGTATCCAAGTCACAGCGACAACCGTTCGTGTTCCTGTGATTAATAGCCATAGTGAATCAGTTAATATACAAACAGAGCGGAAGATAACCGCAGATGAAGCCCGTAAACTTCTATCAAACGCTCCAGGAGTTATTTTGATGGATGACCCTGCAAAACAATTATATCCACTTGCTACCATTGCAGTGGGGCGTTGGGAAACTTTTGTCGGTAGGATTCGTGAGGATATATCTCATCCTTCCGCACTTGATTTATGGATTGTTGCGGATAATTTACTAAAGGGTGCTGCATATAATGCAGTTCAAATCGCGGAGTATTTGTGATTTGTCTGCGTTAAGAAGTGAGATTTATTTCTGAGTTGTTTTATTCAATGTAGGTAATTTCGAGTTGGATTTGATTCATATATGATGAGAGGTGCGTCCATTGTTCGATGTTACCATGGAGCAATTTAATGTGGGTAGCATCTGCTATTAGCTGATTTAGTGTGGGGTCAATAGGAATCCAATCGCCAACGAAGACTTCTGCCCATGCATGATAACCGAAAGCTTGCAGTTCATCGCTCCATACCAGCCCTAAACAGACGCGTGTGGGTATTCCTACTGCACGAGCGAGGGCAGTAAAGAGAACGGTATGTTCATTACAATCACCTTGTTTTGATTCAAGCACACTAAGGGCAGAAGGAATGTTTATTGTGATTTTTTTCTCGATGTTGTTGTATACCCAATCGAAGATTTTTTTGCTTTTTATCCATAAGTCTTGTTCATTTCCAACAATTTCTTGTGCGAGTTGTTTAATTTTTGGATGTTCAACCTGCACAAATGCATCACCAGATAAAGTGTTTGGTGGGATATCCCTAATCAATTTTTCTGTTAACGGAACAGATTTTACTTCAACGGGTGGGCTAATAAAATATCCTTGGGGTGTGTGTACCTGATATGGGCTTGTTGGGAGTGGATTTGTTTCACTAATACCATCAATCTTTACCCACATTTGTTTGGCACCTCTAAAAGGTTTTACCCCTTTAGGTTTTATGGCTGTGCTTACGATTAAATTTCCTGTATCTTCAGGGCGTGTATTGAGAGCTTCGGTTGTGCTAATTTTTTTTAACTTTAATCCGAACGGTGTATGTGCCTGAATGAGGTCCTGGTCAGGTGTAACCCATATAGTTGAAGTTAATCCACCAAGGGTAACAGTCATGCGATACGTCTCAACTTCCTCTCCTATTACGTGTAATAATTCTTTACCTTGGGAGGTGATGATAGCCTTTTGAGTAGACATTGACAAGGGGTCAAAAACGTCAACGGAGATACTTTGTCCTGGTTCTAATACTGGGGTATCCATGAGTGGTAATGCTGGTCCACCTGCCAATAAGACATTTTTACCTACGGGTATTGAGTAAGGAATTTCTTCCTTTCCTGTGATGATTTTACCTTTCAATTGTTGGTCATTGTATTCTCCATAAATCATAATTCGTATATCTTCAGAACGAAAAGTCAACTGAAAATTTTCTAACCCTTTCTTTTCACTGAACCATGCGAAACCATCAATAGATAATTTTACTGGTGTTGAGAAGATAACTGTTTCCAAACGGGAAAGGAGATTTAATTTGAAGGCGGGTCCGTATGGACTCAGCTGGTCAGGTTGTGTCCAAGTTTGGATAAATCCGATTCTTTTATCATCATTTGTATATAAACCGACAACCCATTCTTTAGGTTCTTCCCAACGTTTTTGGGGGAATGACCATGAGGATTTTGAAAAGTATCCTTCGCGAATAAAAAGCAGGGTCATCATGCCTGCCCAGAACAGGATGATAGCGATATAGACTATTAGACGAGTTGTTTTCCACAGCATTTTTTATACTTCTTTCCACTGCCACAGGGGCAAGGGTCATTAGGTCCTACTTTGGGTCCTACGCGAACAGGGACACGTTTCGGTTTTTCTTCTTCACTTTCTTCCTTTGATGAACCATCTGGCACAGATTGTCCACCTAATGCGAATTTTCGGGTATCGAAAGCAGAAAAACTACGGTCAGCTTCTTTGTCCGCTGCGATGTAACTATATCGTTGCAAATGTGCGAAGGGGTCATCCTCCGCAGTTCCAGCGGAGGTGCGTATTGGTATTTGGCGTTTTTTGCGATATTCAGGGTCGGTGATTCGGAACAGGGATTGGACAACATTCATCTCGATGGACTGTATCAGATTTTGGAATAGTTCGAAAGCCTCTTGTTTATATTCGAGTAAGGGGTCCCGTTGTCCATAAGCACGCAATCGCACCGATTCGCGTAAATAATCCATTTCGTAAAGATGGTCAATCCATTTTTCATCTACTGCTCGTAAAAGAACCATTAATTCCAATTCGTGAATGCGTTTTCGTGCTAACTTTTTAAAGTTTACTGGTGGTAAGGACATGCCTTCTTTTATTTGATTCTCATACTGTTTTTGTAATTCTTTTTCAAGAAGTTCATGTCGATGTTCGTATTCTTTCAAAACTTGTTTTAATATACTTTCTTGCAAAGATAAAGGTTCGTCATCGGATTCACCACTTAAGTCGAAATCAATACCGAAAATTTTCTTTAATTGTTTTTGAAGTCCTTCTATGTCCCATTGTTCTGGTAATTGGTCTTCTGGGGCAAATTGGTCAAGGGTGTCGGCAATAATATTAGAGAACATTTCCTTTAATCGTTCAGTTACATCTTTATCTTCAAGCACATCCTGACGCATTGCGTAGATATATTTTCTTTGTTTATCCATGACTTCATCATATTCAAGGAGGTGTTTTCGAATTTCGTAGTTGTACTCTTCAACTTGTCTTTGGGCTCGTTCAATTGACCTCGAAACCATTCTTTGACTTAATGGTTGTGCATCCATTTCGCTATTACTACCGAACATATCCAGTAGACGTTTAACGCGGTCGCCACCGAACAGACGGGCTACTTCATCCTCAAGACTTACGTAGAAACGTGTGGTGCCAGGGTCACCTTGTCTGCCAGCACGGCCTCGTAATTGATTGTCAATACGACGTGCTTCGTGTCGTTCTGTGCCAATGATATATAATCCACCTAATTCACGGACACCTTCAGCCAATTTGATGTCTGTACCACGTCCTGCCATGTTGGTGGCGATTGTAATTGCGGATTTTTTTCCAGCGTTAGCGATAATCACGGCTTCGCGTTCGTGATGTTTTGCATTTAAAACCTGGAAATCGTCAATTCCTACTTCCTGGAGCATTGCTGATAATTTTTCCGATTTTTCTATGCTTACAGTTCCGACGAGGATAGGTCGGTCTGTTGCATGAATTCGTTGAATTTCTTTTACGACATAATGGAATTTACCGTTTTCTGTTGCAAAGACGAGGTCATTCAAGTCTTCACGGATTAAGGGTAAATTTGTTGGTATTTGTGTTACTTCCAATCCGTAGATTTTACTGAATTCTAAAGCTTCAGTGATAGCGGTTCCTGTCATACCTGCTAATTTTTTATACATTCGGAAGTAATTCTGATAAGTAATAGTGGCTATTGTCTGTGATTCGAAACGGATAGGCACACGTTCTTTTGCTTCAATCGCCTGATGTAATCCGTCAGAGTAACGCCGTCCTTCAAGGGCTCTACCTGTAAATTCGTCAACAATAAGTACTTCGCCATTGCGGACAATATAGTCTTTGTCTCGATGATATAAATTATGGGCACGAATGGATTGTTCCAAGATATGGACAATGCCGATATTGGTATCTGTGAAAAGGTCATCAACTCCTAATAATCGTTCTGCCTGTTCCATGCCTTCGTCGGTTATCAATACATATCGCTGTTTCTCATCTACTTCGTAATGTTCGCCACGACGTAACCTGCGAACGACCTCGTCTACCTTTACGTAAATATCTGAGCTACGTTCAGGACGACCTGAAATAATAAGGGGTGTTCTTGCTTCATCAATGAGTATGGAGTCGACCTCGTCGACAATAGCATAATTTAATCCGCGTTGAACTTGGAAATCTTTTCTTACAGCCATGTTGTCGCGTAGGTAATCAAAACCGAATTCGTTGTTGGTACCGTAGGTAATGTCTGCGCGGTATCCTACCTGTCGTTCATAGAGTCCCATGTCATGTTGGATGAGTCCAACGGTTAGACCTAAGAACTGGTAGATAGGTCCCATCCATTCCGCGTCACGGCGTGCTAAATAGTCATTTACGGTAACTACATGTACGCCTTCTCCAGTTAAGGCATTTAAGTATACAGGCATTGTAGCAACTAATGTCTTTCCTTCGCCTGTAACCATTTCTGCAATGCCACCTTGATGGAGAACAATGCCACCAATAATCTGCACGTCAAAAGGTCTTAACCCAACAACTCGTTTGGCTGTTTCACGAACTACCGCAAAAGCATGGGGAAGTAAATCATCCAAACTTGCACCTTGCGAGAGTTTTTCTTTTAATATTGCTGTTTGGTTTCGCAACTCTGCATTTGTCATTTTGACGATACGAGGTTCTTCTTCACGGACTGCATCTAACAACGGTAGAAGTTTCCGCACCGCTCGTTCTTTACTTGAACCGAATATCCATTCAATAACTTTGAATATCACTGTTTTGAGTCCCTTTTATTTGAAGATAGCATTTCGTTTTCACTTGTGATTATTCGATTATTAATAAACGTTGTAAACTATAAAATTTGTAACTAATTATATGTTTATCTTCGTTCAGAGTTAATTATATTATATGTTATCTTTAACTAAATATTATTTTTTGTTGTTTTTATTCACGAATGTTTTTTATTCTCTCAAACGATTGTAGGCTATCCGATTTCAGTTTCTATTTAAAAAATTTAATTCTCTCTCCTTTGAATATATTTAAATTCGTATTGGGTGTATTATTATACACGAATTTAATTATTGCTTATATAGCAAATAGATTTTTACGGAGTATCATTTTTTATTTTATGTCAAGTATAATTATTCTTTTATAGAGACCCAGTGTTAGGTTATAATTCTCATATAAGTAAATATTTAATTTATTTTATAAATTGTTGTGATAAAAATCTTGACGGTAAAGATAAAATTGTGTTAATTTTGCAAAAAAAGTAGTATAATGTTTTATTATTTATAGGTATAAAGTTATTGATGTTAAAAATGTAATATGGAGTTTTAACGATGGAAAGATTTATGAGGATGAAATTAATTTTAATTGGTATTTTATTTTTTCAAATAATGGGTATGTTTTCATCGGCTTATGCATGGGGTCCCCGTGCGAAGCAGGCAATAACGGCAATGGCTATTCAGATGATACAGTCTGAATTCCCATATACATTTCGACCGTCGGGCTCTGCTGGTGTTGGTTATGAGAAGGAGGCGATACAGGGTTCGGCGGATGGATGGCAGACCATAGCGGAATTTTATTCATTTGAAAATGAAGAGGCTATATTTTCGGCAATAACGTCAGAAATTCAATTGCTACGGGATATTCGGAGATTTGGACCATCTTCTTATTATGCGTATCGTTTAGGTGTTCTCTCCGCATTAGTAGCGGATTTGATGATTCCTTATGGGTTTGCGTGGACAGATGAAGAACGACAACTTCAAAAGGTAGTAAATGAAGATATAGATAAACAGTTGGACTCTTATGCATATCAAGCACAGCAAACGCAGAGAAATTTTATTATTGATGTAAAAAAATATTTTTCAGAACGGCGTCCATACTTTGTGGAGAACAAACGACTTATCGCAAATGATTATCGTCTTGGTAAAGGATATAATGGATTACTTGCAAAAGCAGGACTGGATTATTTTGTGCGGACTGTTAGAGCAGTCTCTGATGTCTGGTACACCGTGTTACGACCTGAGGATGAGGGGGTTTGGGTAAGTCCCCCATCTGACCGTACTCGGGCATGGTATTTTGTGAAAGAAATTGAATTTCTGCTTGATGTAAAGAAGAATATGTTTCAGGCAGATAAAGTATATGAAAACTTTACAAAACTGAGCCTAACTCCCCCTGAGGCGGTGAACCGTATTGGCGACGCGTTTTATCGTATGAATTCTTCGGAGGCGAAAAATCGGGCTGTCCAGTTATGGCGAAGTGCATATACTGTGTCAGCGGGAGAACTTCGGAATACTATAGCGAAAAAGTTAAGTAAATATTATTATGATCAAGGGCAAACCAGTCTTGCTCGTGCTAATCAACCGGGAGGTAAAGAAGAAGATCTGAACAATGCTTTATATAGTTTTCAGCAAGCAATTGAATTTGATAGAGAAAATCAAGAGATTGTTAATATGATACAGCAAACGTATCAGGAAATAAAGGAACGAACAGAATATCGAAATATGTTAGTGACTATTATCTCTCAAGCGGAGAAGACCCAAGAAGAAGCGGAAAAATATCGGTTGTCGGGTGACTATGGAAATGCAATATTGACCTATCGTATTGCAGTGAGTTTGTATAATTCTGTGGATGATCGCTTCAAAGATTTGGAAAGCAATGCCAAGGGCGGATTGCGAAGAGTTAAGAAAAGTATTTCTGATGTTATAAATGAAGTGTTAGACCGTGCGAGCGATGCGATTGACCAAGGGGACCAGCATAAGGAAAGTAACAGGTTCGAAGAAGCCATATCTGCTTATTCGAAAGTGGAAAGTATTGTTAGCGTGATTCCAGATGATGAGAATCCGACATTAACACAACAAAAACAAAATGTAATTGAACTTTCCAAAAAGCGTATTGAAGAAGCAAAGATTGCGAAAGTTCGTTATGAGCAAGCGATGCAAGAAGCACAACAGCGTGCTGCACAGCAAGGTGGTGGTGGCGGTGGTGGTGCACCACGCCTTGTTCCACCTCCAGCAGCACCACCGGGAGGAATTCGTCCTGTAGCACCACCTGCTCAACAGTAGTATGGTTTTCTCAGTAGTGAGAAGTGATGCAATATTAAGAATTATAACGTGTTGGTGAAAATAAAATGGTTTTGTGGATGAAACACGATAAAATAATTTTCTTGTTGCTATTTGTTTTCTTTGTGGTGAGTATTATTTCATGTTTTGCACAACAACAGGAAACAGGAGATAAAGGATGTGGTCCATATCATTCTCGATTTGCAATACAGCCACCTGCAAAGCAGATTAGTAAACCACCTTCTCGTGTTCCACTGGAAAATGAACCTGCACAACCAATAAAAGCACCTCAAGCAAAAAAGTCGTTAACGGCACCACCAGCAGAACCCAAAGAGTCACCTCCACCTAAAAAGTCGTTGAACAATCCGCCAGCTACGGCGATTTCTACTCCACCAAAGAAAAATCCTCTCAATAATCCACCAGCACAGCCCATAAAAGCACCGCAGGTGAAGAAGGCATTAACTGCCCCGCCAGCAGAACCGAAATTAGCCCCTCCCCCTAAAAAGGCGTTGAGTAATCCGCCAGCCCAGGCTATTCGTCAACCGCAGGCGAAGAAAGCACTGACTGCCCCGCCAGCAGAACCGAAATCAGCACCTCCTCCTAAAAAACCATTAAGTAGTCCTCCACAACAAGCAATAAAACAACCTCCAGCAAAACAACCATTGAATAGTCCTCCTGCTGTCCAAAAATCAGCGCCGCCACCTAAACAGCCTTTGGGGAAAGAAGGTATTTCACGGGTTGCTCCATATTGTATTGGGGTACGGGAACCAGGTTCTGAGGACACAGTTCGGTTTTTGCATTAATTTGCGGGTTTCTTTTTAAGGGGAATAATCATAGGTTCTGAGTAATTCGTTTGTTTATTTAGGAACTCATAGGTAAGCCAAAGCATTAGTAATGTGGTGT encodes:
- the trxA gene encoding thioredoxin translates to MSLRFTKDNFASETSTGVSLVDFWAEWCGPCRMISPIIDELAKEYEGRVKIGKVNVDEEMELAEQFGVSSIPTLVILKDGNEVKRFIGLTQKAVISSALESFLG
- a CDS encoding transglutaminase-like domain-containing protein, whose amino-acid sequence is MLWKTTRLIVYIAIILFWAGMMTLLFIREGYFSKSSWSFPQKRWEEPKEWVVGLYTNDDKRIGFIQTWTQPDQLSPYGPAFKLNLLSRLETVIFSTPVKLSIDGFAWFSEKKGLENFQLTFRSEDIRIMIYGEYNDQQLKGKIITGKEEIPYSIPVGKNVLLAGGPALPLMDTPVLEPGQSISVDVFDPLSMSTQKAIITSQGKELLHVIGEEVETYRMTVTLGGLTSTIWVTPDQDLIQAHTPFGLKLKKISTTEALNTRPEDTGNLIVSTAIKPKGVKPFRGAKQMWVKIDGISETNPLPTSPYQVHTPQGYFISPPVEVKSVPLTEKLIRDIPPNTLSGDAFVQVEHPKIKQLAQEIVGNEQDLWIKSKKIFDWVYNNIEKKITINIPSALSVLESKQGDCNEHTVLFTALARAVGIPTRVCLGLVWSDELQAFGYHAWAEVFVGDWIPIDPTLNQLIADATHIKLLHGNIEQWTHLSSYMNQIQLEITYIE
- the secA gene encoding preprotein translocase subunit SecA encodes the protein MIFKVIEWIFGSSKERAVRKLLPLLDAVREEEPRIVKMTNAELRNQTAILKEKLSQGASLDDLLPHAFAVVRETAKRVVGLRPFDVQIIGGIVLHQGGIAEMVTGEGKTLVATMPVYLNALTGEGVHVVTVNDYLARRDAEWMGPIYQFLGLTVGLIQHDMGLYERQVGYRADITYGTNNEFGFDYLRDNMAVRKDFQVQRGLNYAIVDEVDSILIDEARTPLIISGRPERSSDIYVKVDEVVRRLRRGEHYEVDEKQRYVLITDEGMEQAERLLGVDDLFTDTNIGIVHILEQSIRAHNLYHRDKDYIVRNGEVLIVDEFTGRALEGRRYSDGLHQAIEAKERVPIRFESQTIATITYQNYFRMYKKLAGMTGTAITEALEFSKIYGLEVTQIPTNLPLIREDLNDLVFATENGKFHYVVKEIQRIHATDRPILVGTVSIEKSEKLSAMLQEVGIDDFQVLNAKHHEREAVIIANAGKKSAITIATNMAGRGTDIKLAEGVRELGGLYIIGTERHEARRIDNQLRGRAGRQGDPGTTRFYVSLEDEVARLFGGDRVKRLLDMFGSNSEMDAQPLSQRMVSRSIERAQRQVEEYNYEIRKHLLEYDEVMDKQRKYIYAMRQDVLEDKDVTERLKEMFSNIIADTLDQFAPEDQLPEQWDIEGLQKQLKKIFGIDFDLSGESDDEPLSLQESILKQVLKEYEHRHELLEKELQKQYENQIKEGMSLPPVNFKKLARKRIHELELMVLLRAVDEKWIDHLYEMDYLRESVRLRAYGQRDPLLEYKQEAFELFQNLIQSIEMNVVQSLFRITDPEYRKKRQIPIRTSAGTAEDDPFAHLQRYSYIAADKEADRSFSAFDTRKFALGGQSVPDGSSKEESEEEKPKRVPVRVGPKVGPNDPCPCGSGKKYKKCCGKQLV
- a CDS encoding aspartate-semialdehyde dehydrogenase, whose protein sequence is MNLRSVAVVGATGLVGRKMIETLEQRNFPIKSIKFLASERSRGRKLPFKGEEIDVEVLDENSFKGVEIALFSAGGGTSKKFAPIAVKDGCVVVDNSSAWRMDPEVPLVVPEVNAHEIKNHKGIIANPNCSTIQMVVVLKPIHDYAKIKRVVVSTYQAVSGAGQKAVQELLDQMRAYIEGKPIGVNVFPHQILFNCIPQIPQKDAFEANGYTNEEMKMVNETKKIMGDPSIQVTATTVRVPVINSHSESVNIQTERKITADEARKLLSNAPGVILMDDPAKQLYPLATIAVGRWETFVGRIREDISHPSALDLWIVADNLLKGAAYNAVQIAEYL
- a CDS encoding DUF1559 domain-containing protein; protein product: MRKHGFTLIELLVVIAIIGILAAILLPALARAREAARRSSCQNNLKQWGLVFKMYSNESKGERFPPLELEAAQRDDNGQWDLFFAAGPKVKAIYPEYLTDPSIVICPSDSQDTVNDTLKGDSFPTLGITPDDFHFGFYLGGGTGVNVIDASYAYFGWVFDRMGDNPGDLVPINSLPPEVQMFVNLIGSVSLTGDQLVPAQLPLAIAQLALNHPQGVAAIQAADSHSAPSPAQITDLNNGVDGDVSGSLLVGYGNGGSNTVYRLREGIERFMITDINNPAATAQAQSSIFIMIDQLGTGGTTLLFNHIPGGCNVLYLDGHVEFIRYPTKQPINQGVANIMGLFEAS
- a CDS encoding prepilin-type N-terminal cleavage/methylation domain-containing protein; the protein is MKKQGFTLIELLVVIAIIGILASILLPALARAREAARRSSCQNNLKQWGLIFKMYANESKGEKFPPMDVEAERNDYYGIYSNYFNVGPKVNAVYPEYLTDLSIIICPSDSKETIQSLKAVSLEPQIAEALGLAPEDFHISFHLHGEWGVNMIDASYAYLGWVFDKSGDNPSDLLKVSELRQEVNLLIQFIEQGSLSEDLLVPAQFPYAFTQMILNSPEAVTAMYTARNHGEPTPAQLTKLYQTIDSDISGELLEGFGNGGSNTVYRLREGIERFLITDINNPSASAQAQSTIFVMFDQIGARGTITLFNHLPGGCNVLYLDGHVEFIQYPTKQPVNQPIANIMSLFSA
- a CDS encoding prepilin-type N-terminal cleavage/methylation domain-containing protein, with translation MKRNGFTLIELLVVIAIIGILSSILLPALARAREAARRSSCQNNLKQWGLIFKMYANESKGEKFPPIELEIAQKEDIGVWELYMAVGPKVKSIYPEYLTDPSIIICPSDANDTVEKTLKGYTSVPLNLTPDDYHFCYYLGYYQGVAVIDASYIYFGWVFDKMGDNPNDLLQINQLPPEVNIFIQIISQVNLPGEKTVPAQLPLALLQMALNHPQGIVGMQIAEGNGQPSPEQVKDLNMAADGDITGDRLTGFGNGGSNTVYRLREGIERFLITDINNPSATTQAQSTIFIMLDQLGAGGTINLFNHIPGGCNVLYLDGHVEFIHYPTKQP